In Archangium violaceum, the following are encoded in one genomic region:
- a CDS encoding DNA-processing protein DprA → MVDFTTNSSTAEQRALLALWAVPGLGPRALSALRAFTRGELTRLLACPVREWLGEAPVPMPVRRRLAEVPDLGLLAERVLERCAAVGMGVTFAGEMTYPARLAEVDDAPPLLFYRGEVGPPRRRVAMVGSRHPDQGFLPFARGFARQVAEGGVGVVSGAAAGVDRACHWGALDAGGETWAFLGSALDELDPAQAKLLPHFLARGGVFFSELPPGVRASTTTFPRRNRLISGASDAVLVLRAGADSGSLYTAEAGRLQGRPVLALPGDVLNEGAAGCNALIRDGHARACLSVQEVWRAVGIHPDKAVPPGEGSSWTELSVEARGAYQVLDRVPRSFDEVLAGSRLSPAVLSSALVELELSGLVIQHPGRLYEKV, encoded by the coding sequence ATGGTGGATTTCACGACGAACAGCTCCACGGCGGAGCAACGCGCGCTCCTGGCGCTCTGGGCGGTCCCCGGGTTGGGCCCGAGGGCCCTGAGTGCCCTGCGTGCGTTCACCCGGGGAGAGCTCACTCGCCTGCTTGCCTGCCCGGTAAGGGAGTGGCTGGGCGAGGCGCCCGTTCCGATGCCCGTCCGGCGCAGGTTGGCCGAGGTGCCCGACCTGGGCCTGCTGGCCGAGCGCGTGCTGGAGCGCTGCGCGGCGGTGGGCATGGGCGTGACGTTCGCGGGAGAGATGACCTACCCGGCGCGGCTGGCGGAGGTGGACGACGCGCCGCCGCTCCTCTTCTACCGGGGAGAGGTGGGGCCGCCGCGCCGTCGGGTGGCCATGGTGGGCAGCCGGCACCCGGATCAGGGCTTCCTTCCCTTCGCGCGCGGCTTCGCCCGTCAGGTGGCGGAGGGCGGGGTGGGCGTGGTGTCCGGCGCCGCCGCGGGGGTGGACAGGGCGTGCCATTGGGGGGCATTGGACGCGGGCGGGGAGACGTGGGCCTTCCTGGGCTCGGCGCTGGACGAGTTGGATCCCGCCCAGGCGAAGCTGCTGCCGCACTTCCTGGCCCGGGGTGGCGTGTTCTTCAGCGAGTTGCCGCCAGGGGTCCGTGCGAGCACGACGACCTTCCCCCGGCGCAACCGACTCATTTCTGGCGCGTCGGATGCGGTATTGGTCCTGCGCGCCGGGGCGGATTCCGGCAGCCTCTACACGGCGGAGGCGGGCCGGCTGCAGGGCAGGCCCGTGCTGGCCCTGCCCGGTGATGTATTGAACGAGGGAGCGGCTGGTTGCAACGCGCTCATCCGGGACGGACACGCCCGGGCGTGTCTCTCGGTTCAGGAAGTCTGGCGGGCCGTGGGCATCCACCCCGACAAGGCGGTGCCGCCAGGGGAGGGCTCCTCGTGGACGGAGCTCTCGGTGGAAGCGAGGGGGGCCTACCAGGTGTTGGACAGGGTTCCCAGGTCATTCGATGAGGTGCTGGCCGGCAGCCGGCTCTCGCCCGCGGTGCTCTCGAGCGCGCTGGTGGAGCTGGAGCTGTCTGGGCTCGTCATCCAGCATCCTGGAAGGTTGTACGAGAAGGTTTGA
- a CDS encoding LysM peptidoglycan-binding domain-containing protein yields MRSRILSSLLLATVLVPPAVWAQNAEEQEPEAGDETEGSEVVDEQQPPGRPGNLVIPPGQGGRESAPGEVHTVERGDTLWDLSQKYLGSPWYWPKVWSYNPEIANPHWIYPGNNVRFFPAGEEVPSRVEAGVGPAPTEMVAEPGDIAEGSEMEGSGAAVEVAGKLTYEPKASRTVMTHGFVTTRELDEAGRIEGASTEATMLSFPDTVYVRFKRKADAKIGDRYVVFHTVESVKHPVTNRPVGYLTEFVGTLRVVKLGDFFVTAQVMDTWDAIARGDLVGPYGERLVEQVVARNNEKEVTGVVVTALVPYLTIIGEHHFLVIDKGSSDGVQVGNTFTITRQGDPGVGHVLELDLPIKKRKPQPMPTENIALCMVTEVKDRTSNCVLTYSIQEVVPGARAVLRVGQQPTAQR; encoded by the coding sequence ATGCGCTCGCGGATCCTCTCCTCGCTCCTCCTCGCCACTGTGCTCGTGCCGCCCGCCGTCTGGGCGCAGAACGCGGAGGAACAGGAGCCCGAGGCCGGCGACGAGACCGAGGGGTCCGAGGTCGTCGATGAGCAGCAGCCTCCCGGCCGGCCCGGCAACCTCGTCATTCCCCCGGGCCAGGGTGGCCGTGAGTCCGCTCCCGGCGAGGTGCACACGGTGGAGCGGGGCGACACCCTGTGGGACCTCTCCCAGAAGTACCTGGGCAGCCCCTGGTACTGGCCCAAGGTCTGGTCCTACAACCCGGAGATCGCCAACCCGCACTGGATCTACCCCGGCAACAACGTGCGCTTCTTCCCGGCGGGCGAGGAGGTCCCCTCGCGGGTGGAGGCGGGCGTCGGCCCGGCCCCGACGGAGATGGTGGCCGAGCCGGGGGACATCGCCGAGGGCTCCGAGATGGAGGGCTCCGGCGCCGCGGTGGAGGTGGCCGGCAAGCTCACCTACGAGCCCAAGGCCTCGCGCACGGTGATGACGCATGGCTTCGTCACCACGCGGGAGCTGGACGAGGCGGGCCGCATCGAGGGGGCCTCCACCGAGGCGACGATGCTGTCCTTCCCCGACACCGTCTATGTGCGCTTCAAGCGCAAGGCGGATGCGAAGATCGGCGACCGGTACGTGGTGTTCCACACGGTGGAGAGCGTGAAGCACCCGGTGACGAACAGGCCGGTGGGCTACCTCACCGAGTTCGTCGGCACCCTCCGGGTGGTGAAGCTGGGTGACTTCTTCGTCACCGCGCAGGTGATGGACACGTGGGACGCCATCGCGCGCGGCGACCTGGTGGGTCCGTATGGCGAGCGGCTGGTGGAGCAGGTGGTGGCGCGGAACAACGAGAAGGAGGTGACGGGCGTCGTCGTCACCGCGCTCGTGCCGTACCTCACCATCATCGGCGAGCACCACTTCCTGGTCATCGACAAGGGCAGCAGCGACGGCGTCCAGGTGGGCAACACCTTCACCATCACCCGGCAGGGAGACCCCGGCGTGGGGCACGTCCTCGAGCTGGATCTGCCCATCAAGAAGCGCAAGCCGCAGCCGATGCCCACGGAGAACATCGCCCTGTGCATGGTGACCGAGGTGAAGGATCGCACCAGCAACTGCGTCCTCACGTACTCCATCCAGGAGGTGGTGCCCGGGGCTCGCGCGGTGCTGCGCGTGGGCCAGCAGCCCACCGCCCAGCGGTAG
- a CDS encoding tetratricopeptide repeat protein: MLEHRIIRRLLALAPLCALTACATTGSAQTSELAELKAEVRAMRDTQARLEKRLERMELHASVTQARAAAPSNKGSASTAAAPEPEKSFTTPELAVVKLKPRNEPAPSLPTQVPVVEPAPDDMEMFISSAPEGDSGPAAAEPKEQLDVTILDAEFEQAVAALRTGNVEGGVVRLSRFAEDNPRHPRADNALYFSGLGQIGLKDHDAAAKTFERLIASYPAGDAVLDGMLRLAECRLRLNQKDDARALYTRILTQFPGTAAATQAEQRLASLSH; this comes from the coding sequence GTGTTGGAGCACCGCATCATTCGCCGACTGCTTGCCCTCGCGCCTCTCTGTGCGCTGACCGCCTGTGCCACCACCGGCTCCGCCCAGACGTCGGAGCTGGCGGAGCTGAAGGCCGAGGTGCGCGCCATGCGCGACACCCAGGCGCGCCTGGAGAAGCGTCTGGAGCGCATGGAGCTGCACGCCAGTGTCACCCAGGCCCGTGCCGCCGCTCCGTCCAACAAGGGGTCCGCTTCCACGGCGGCCGCTCCCGAGCCCGAGAAGTCCTTCACCACGCCCGAGCTGGCGGTGGTGAAGCTCAAGCCGCGCAACGAGCCCGCGCCCTCGCTGCCCACCCAGGTGCCCGTCGTCGAGCCCGCGCCCGACGACATGGAGATGTTCATCAGCTCCGCGCCCGAGGGGGACAGCGGCCCCGCCGCCGCCGAGCCGAAGGAGCAGCTGGACGTCACCATCCTGGACGCCGAGTTCGAGCAGGCGGTGGCGGCGTTGCGCACCGGCAACGTGGAGGGTGGGGTGGTCCGCCTGTCGCGCTTCGCCGAGGACAACCCCCGTCACCCGCGCGCGGACAACGCGCTCTATTTCAGCGGGCTCGGGCAGATCGGGCTGAAGGACCACGATGCCGCCGCGAAGACCTTCGAGCGCCTCATCGCCAGCTATCCGGCTGGAGATGCCGTGCTGGACGGCATGCTGCGGCTGGCCGAGTGCCGGCTGCGGCTCAACCAGAAAGACGACGCGCGGGCGCTCTACACCCGCATCCTCACCCAGTTCCCGGGGACGGCCGCCGCCACTCAGGCGGAACAGCGGCTCGCGTCCCTCTCGCACTAG
- the pgeF gene encoding peptidoglycan editing factor PgeF yields the protein MSAQTPAFVLSSLLPVPHGFATRAGGVSEGPYASLNLGFAVGDLRERVEENHRRLAAAAGAALDSLHRVSQVHGARVVEVGAGEGTGTLRPTEGEADALWTERPEHWVAVGTADCVPVLLVDPEGRRVAGVHSGWKGTDARIVARAVESLVARGSRPERLLAAVGPCIQRCCYVVSEDLGERFTAGFGAEVVVRERGEVRLDLSRAVRETLLGAGLKAAHVDVLPHCTACDASRFFSHRRDAGRTGRHLNFVVHRF from the coding sequence TCCGCTCAGACCCCCGCCTTCGTGCTCTCCTCTCTGCTCCCCGTGCCCCATGGCTTCGCCACGCGGGCGGGTGGGGTGTCGGAGGGGCCGTATGCCTCCCTCAACCTGGGCTTCGCGGTGGGTGACCTGAGGGAGCGGGTGGAGGAGAACCATCGCCGGCTGGCCGCGGCGGCGGGCGCGGCGCTCGATTCGCTGCACCGGGTGAGTCAGGTGCACGGAGCTCGCGTGGTGGAGGTAGGGGCGGGTGAGGGGACGGGGACACTCCGTCCGACGGAGGGCGAGGCGGACGCGCTCTGGACGGAGCGGCCGGAGCACTGGGTGGCGGTGGGCACGGCGGACTGCGTGCCGGTGCTGCTGGTGGACCCGGAGGGGAGGCGGGTGGCGGGGGTGCACTCGGGGTGGAAGGGCACGGACGCGCGCATCGTGGCGCGGGCGGTGGAGTCCCTGGTGGCGAGGGGCTCGCGGCCCGAGCGGCTGCTGGCCGCGGTGGGCCCCTGCATCCAGCGCTGCTGCTATGTCGTCTCCGAGGACCTGGGCGAGCGCTTCACCGCGGGCTTCGGCGCGGAGGTGGTGGTCCGCGAGCGCGGTGAGGTGCGGTTGGACCTGTCACGGGCCGTGCGGGAGACGTTGCTGGGAGCGGGGCTGAAGGCCGCCCATGTGGACGTGCTGCCCCACTGCACCGCATGTGATGCGAGCCGATTCTTCTCGCATCGACGTGACGCTGGGCGGACGGGCAGGCACCTCAATTTCGTGGTGCACCGGTTCTGA